The genome window TGTTCATGGGTGCCCTGCTCGGCAAGCTCTTTGCCTATTGCGGCCCCTATTTCGCCGATGCGACGCTGACGCCTGTTATCTATGCCGTGGTCGGCATGAGTTCGCTCGCCGTCGCCGTCATCGGCGGGCCGCTGACGATGACCTTCCTGGCGCTGGAAATCACCGGCGATTTCCCGATTACCGCACTGGTGCTTGCCGCCGTCATCACCTCGTCGCTCGTGGTGCGCTCGACCTTCGGCTACTCCTTCGCCACGTGGCGCTTCCACTTGCGCGGCGAGAGCATCCGCAGCGCCCACGACGTGGGCTGGATTCGCAACCTGACCGTCAACAAGCTGATGCGATCAGACGTCAAGACCGCCAAATCAGGCATCTCGCTGGAAGAATTCAAGCAGGCCTTCCCGATCGGCTCGACCCAACGCGTCATCCTTGTCGAGGAGAGCGACAAATATGTGGGCCTGGTGCTGGTGCCGGAGATCTACGCCAATCCGACCGACGCCCAGGACGAGGGCAAGTCGCTTGCCGACTTCATCCGCTACCGCAACGATTTCCTGCAGCCGCAGATGAATGCCAGGCAGGCGGCGGCGATCTTCGACAAGAGCGAAAGCGAAGCGCTCGCCGTCGTCAACAATCTGATCGAACGCAAGGTGATCGGCCAGCTCAGCGAAAGCTACACGCTGCGCCGCTATAGCGAAGAACTCGACCGCCGCCGCCGCGAAGTGTCAGGCGAGATCTGAGCCGCTCCGACCGACAGCGCCCCACGTCTTTTCAGACGCTCAAAGGACGCTGCTGCACTTTGAATTATTCAGCGGCGTCGGCGAGCCTGAAGACATCAGCCCGCTTCGAAACCCCGCGCAGCTCGAACGATCCGAGATATTGGCAAGGCGCGGCGCAGGTCGTCGCGAAGCTCTCCGACATCAAGAGGGGTTGATCCAGCGTGCCGCAGAGCTTTTCGAGCCGTGAGGCCTCGTTGACCGCCCTGCCGATCACCGTGAAATCGAGCCTGCCATGGGCGCCGACATTTCCGTAGAAAACCTCGCCGAGATGCAGAACGACGTCGACGCCGATATCGGGGCCGCCATTGCCCGTCCGCTCGCGATTGAGCGCCTCGTTTGCCTTCAGCAGGTTCCTCGCCGAAGCGAGTGCCGCCACGCAGGCCCGTTGCGGATCGTCCGCATCGGTCGGAAAGATCGCCAGCACGCTGTCGCCCATGAACTTCAGGATCTCGCCGGAATTTTCCTCGACATGCCGGTCGATCAGTTCGAAATGTTCGTTCAGAAAGCCGACGATCTCTTCGGGCTGATAGGCTTCGGTCAGGGCGGTGAAATTCCTGAGGTCCGCAAGCAGGATCGCGGCATTGATGGAGCCGCCCGTTCCCCGCTGGGTTTCGCCGGCGAGAATGCGCGCACTCGTCCTGGCGCCGGTATAGACGGCGAGGATATCGGTCGCGGTCTTCGATGCCGCCACGCGGTAGGCCGCAAGCCCCAGCGCCGGGAAAAGCGCTTCGACAATCCCAAGTTGTTGATCGGAAAATCCGCCCGGCGCGTCGCTGGTCAGCGAAAAACCAAATCCGCGCAACGCAACCTCCTTCGGGAATTCGAAAAGGCTGATGACGTGATCCGTGCCTCCGGCGAGCGCGAATTCGTGAAGCTCGCTGTAGGCGAGGCCCTCGCCTCTCTCCAAGCTCCACCGCCCTCTTCTTTCGCCACGGTTCAAAAGATAGAATATCGGCGTCTCCTCGAAAATGCGCTCCCCCGCAATGCCGTGTTCGGCATTTTCGATGGTCGTGACGCCGCCCCTGATGAAATTGGCCGAGATGCCGCGATACATGGGATGGATGGAGGGCATTCGGATGCTCGCCCGCCAGATCGGAAATCCCTCGGCGATCAGCCGGTCGCACAGCCCGGCGACGAGATCGCCAATATGCTCGCTGGTGATTCCCTGCTCTATAAGCCAGTGAATATGATCGTTAATTTTCAAAACCTCCGCATCGGGCCAAGAGCCGCAGAAGCCGTTTTCACGATCGAGGCCAGGCACCGGGAACCGCAGGACAGGGGCTGAAAGAGCCATGTCGCGCATGCCATTCATTAGCCTGCTTCGCGTCGCGATACCACTCCCGGGCGAATGAGAGATGCGGAATTCGAGAGCGACAAACGCCAGTGTCACGGATGACAAATTGCCTCAGTCTCCCCGGCGATTGGCGAAACCTGCTGCAGTTTGCCTCTTGGGAGGCGATAAAAGGGACATCGCCTCGCCACGCGGCGATGTCCTTCGGCATGGGATCCCCAGCCGCTCACATCCTGACCGTCATGCCGCCATCGACGGTCAGCACGTGGCCGTTGACGAAGGAGGCGGCGCCGCTTGCCAGAAACAATGCCGCGCAGGCAATCTCGTCCGGGCGTCCCCAGCGCTGCACCGGGATCCGCTGGCGCACGAAGGGCATCAATTCCTCATTCTGCGCCATCGCCGCATTCGTCTCGGTGGCGAACCAGCCGGGCGCAATTGCGTTGCTGGTGATCCCGTACGGGCCGAATTCGACCGCCATGCCACGCATCAGGCCGGTCAGTCCCTGCTTGGCGGCAGGATAGACGCAGTCGCCGGGCATGACGACATGGCCGCTGATCGAGGTGACCGCGATCAGGCGGCCATGATTGCACCGCTTCATCAGCACGGCAGCGTCGCGCGAAAGCGTGATCGCCGCCGCCAGATCGATGCGCAGCAGCTCGATGATCGCATCATCGTCGAATTCAGCCAGCGGCCGCCGGTCGCGGGCGCCGACATTGTTGATCAGGATATCGAGACGGCCATGGATCTTGTCGATATCGGCCATCACAGCACGCTGAGCCTCCCGGTCGGCGACGTCGAACACGGCGGCCTCCGCCGTCCCGCCCGCGGCACGGATGGTCCTGACGGCGCCTTCCAGCGTCGCCGCCGTGCGTCCGTTGACGATAACATGGGCGCCCGCCTCGGCCAGGGCGCGCGCCATTTCGAAGCCCAGACCACGGCCACCGCCGGTCACCAGCGCCACCTGACCTGCCAGTGAAAATCTATCCAATACGCTCATGTTTTCGTCGCTCTCGACCGAGTCCGCCGCGACAATTAATGGACTCAGTCAACTAATTTGGCAATAGCAGCGAGATGCCCAATGAATCACAGGTTTTCACCCGCATCATCTCCTCTGGCCAAGCGCCTCACTTGTCCTAATCCACCCACGGCGCGTCTGCGCCGTGATTGATTCTCATCCAAACGGGATGTCTTCCGCGCCCAGAGACTTGGGCGCACTGGATTCCTGTGACAGGCCCAAGAATGATGGAGGTTGGGGTGACCGGTGTGCTGTGTCGCTGACAGCCCCGCCCAGAGCACATCAGGTCTACCCAAGCAGCCCGGCCAGCCAGCGCGGGTCGAGATGTCTCTGCAGGCCACTCGCGACTTCGTCCAACGCCCGATCGACGCTCTCGCGGTAATTCCTCCGCTCAGCCGAGAGCCCGAAGCTTTGAAGCAGCCGGGCGCGGTAGGCGTCGCTGCCGAAGAGGCCATGCAGGTAGGTGCCCATGATCCGGCCGTCGGCCGAAAGCGCCCCGTCGGGCGCCCCGTCGATGATCGCCGAAGGTCGATCGCAATCCGGGCCGCGGGTGATGCCGAGGTGGATCTGGTAGCCGGCAAGCGGCGTATCGTATTCGGTCGAGCGAGCCTGGCTGTTGCGCACGGTTTTCTCCGACGCCATCTCGGTCTCGACATCGAGAAGCCCAAGCCCCGGCGTCTCCAGCGTCCCGCCCTCGCGCCCAAGCGGATCATGCACGGTCCGGCCGAGCATCTGGTAGCCGCCGCAGATGCCGATCACCCGGCCGCCGCGCCTGACATGCGCCTGGAGATCGCGGTCCCAGCCCGCAGCCCTGAAATCGGCGAGATCCGATATCGTCGATTTCGAGCCGGGAAGCACAACGAGGCTCGCATCGGCAGGTATCCGCTCGCCTGATCGCACGAAGACCAGCTCGACATCCGGCTCGGTCCGCAGCGGGTCGAGATCGTCGAAATTGGCGATGCGCGGCAGCACCGGCACGGCGATCTTCAGCGCCCCCGCTCCGCCCCGCGCCAGCCGTTCGAGCACGACCGAATCTTCGGCCGGCAGGCGCCCAGCGCCCGGCAGCCACGGCACGACGCCGAAACACGGCCAGCCGGTAAAGCCTTCGATGGCGCTTATGCCGTCGTCAAACAGCGAGATGTCGCCGCGGAACTTGTTGATGATATAGCC of Rhizobium sp. BT04 contains these proteins:
- a CDS encoding adenylate/guanylate cyclase domain-containing protein, whose protein sequence is MNGMRDMALSAPVLRFPVPGLDRENGFCGSWPDAEVLKINDHIHWLIEQGITSEHIGDLVAGLCDRLIAEGFPIWRASIRMPSIHPMYRGISANFIRGGVTTIENAEHGIAGERIFEETPIFYLLNRGERRGRWSLERGEGLAYSELHEFALAGGTDHVISLFEFPKEVALRGFGFSLTSDAPGGFSDQQLGIVEALFPALGLAAYRVAASKTATDILAVYTGARTSARILAGETQRGTGGSINAAILLADLRNFTALTEAYQPEEIVGFLNEHFELIDRHVEENSGEILKFMGDSVLAIFPTDADDPQRACVAALASARNLLKANEALNRERTGNGGPDIGVDVVLHLGEVFYGNVGAHGRLDFTVIGRAVNEASRLEKLCGTLDQPLLMSESFATTCAAPCQYLGSFELRGVSKRADVFRLADAAE
- a CDS encoding cobyric acid synthase; translated protein: MARAIMLQGTGSDVGKTVLVAGLCRLAANRGLAVRPFKPQNMSNNAAVADDGGEIGRAQWLQSLAARTPSSVHMNPVLLKPQSDNGSQIIVQGRVFGQAKGRDYQRLKPQLLGAVLESFEKVAAGTDLVIVEGAGSPAEINLRPGDIANMGFATRAGVPVVLVGDIDRGGVIASLVGTHAILDEGDRAMIAGYIINKFRGDISLFDDGISAIEGFTGWPCFGVVPWLPGAGRLPAEDSVVLERLARGGAGALKIAVPVLPRIANFDDLDPLRTEPDVELVFVRSGERIPADASLVVLPGSKSTISDLADFRAAGWDRDLQAHVRRGGRVIGICGGYQMLGRTVHDPLGREGGTLETPGLGLLDVETEMASEKTVRNSQARSTEYDTPLAGYQIHLGITRGPDCDRPSAIIDGAPDGALSADGRIMGTYLHGLFGSDAYRARLLQSFGLSAERRNYRESVDRALDEVASGLQRHLDPRWLAGLLG
- a CDS encoding SDR family oxidoreductase, which encodes MSVLDRFSLAGQVALVTGGGRGLGFEMARALAEAGAHVIVNGRTAATLEGAVRTIRAAGGTAEAAVFDVADREAQRAVMADIDKIHGRLDILINNVGARDRRPLAEFDDDAIIELLRIDLAAAITLSRDAAVLMKRCNHGRLIAVTSISGHVVMPGDCVYPAAKQGLTGLMRGMAVEFGPYGITSNAIAPGWFATETNAAMAQNEELMPFVRQRIPVQRWGRPDEIACAALFLASGAASFVNGHVLTVDGGMTVRM